In the genome of Trypanosoma brucei gambiense DAL972 chromosome 4, complete sequence, the window TGACGGAACCACAGTCAATTCAGGCAACCATCAGATGTCACCAGTTTTTCCCCATACTCTCTGTCTATGTGCCCTCGTCAATGGGAGCCGGTTCAGCACCGTGAATCATACCACAGTCACACCAGCCCTGGTCAACAGGAATGGGGAAGAGAGTCAGGTATACTCGCTTCAGGACGGTCTTCAACCGCTCCACTTCGGTGGATGAGTAACTTGACTTTGTGTTTCCCTGCAGGTCAATTTCAATACAGCCCGTAATGGTGGCGTGTTGTCCATCCTCTAACTCCACGGTGCACACCCCGGTGCCAAGGTTTGTGACAACAGATGGGTAGAACTGTGACATCATGTGGTGAAAGCATTTTAGTCGAAAAAGACGATCATTTCCACAAACGTCCACCGGAAGCGCATCTGCGCTGCTTGCTGCATGTTCCTGTTGCATGAGCTTAATGAGAGCAATGCAAGTGACATCCGCAAGGAGGTCGTTGTGATGGCTCGAGGTCCAATTCACCGTGACTGTCGTCTGAGATCTCGTGCTCTGCTGAACATCAACCCAAACGTCTTTGGAAACCGTAATCTGCGTTGCATTTCCCGCACACTCCTGCTCCTGACCACCTCCTATGGCGTTGGCTGTATCCCCTCCTTCCTGCTTCTGCTGTTCATGCGGGGTTACGTCACTGAACATTTGACTCTGCGCGAAGTACCGCTTCAGCATTTCGAGCACTTCGTGCGGAGACTTGTACCTTGGAAGCGGCAGAACTATGGCCTGTTGGATTTGCGCCACGTCCAGATCCGTGAAGTGCGGAATATCGGTTGGATGCACTACGCTATATGTGTGATGTCCGGACATTAGTAACACCCCGCTAATGAATTCGCCATCGCGAGGTGGGTTACGGGCCAACGTACCTAATACCTTGGCTGTTCGTTGCACACTAAAGGGTATACGAATGGCTTCTTGGTTTTTGGTGGCGTATACCTGCACCCCGCGGTCGGCAAAGTCTTGTTGGAGTTTGTTTTTCAGTTGCCCCATTGCCCCAACGTTGCCATGTACAAGAATGACATGTTTTGTCTTGGGTAGAGCTTGGATGAAGTCGCGTGTCTGTCTGCCATCGGAGTGAGCGGAGAAGGAGACGGATTGAATTGTTCTCATACGGAGAGGCAGGACCTTTCCGTCTGGCTTGGTGATTTCCCTTGGTTTTGAGAGAATGTCCTTGGCGATGGTCCCGTCAACGCAATAGCCAGCAACAATAATGCCATTCCGTTTGTCACCGCACCACCTTTCAAACAGTTCAAGTGATATACCCGACTGTAGCATACCAGGAGAAGCCAACACAACGCATGGCCCGGTGTCTTCGAAGGAGCGAGTGTCGAGAAGTGACTGAATATACTTAAACACGAAAGGGTTTCGGTGATTTTCGTGTTGCTTCTTCACTCGGTCATTCATAGCACTGACAAATGTCTGGTACAGCTTCATGCATCGCTGGGCTAGCGAAGATGCGTAGTAGATGGGTATGTGTTGCAACTCCTTGTGTGCTTCCCAATATTCTTCAAGTATGAGAAGAAGTTCTTGCGCGCGGCCCAGAGCAAATACTGGTACCAAACATCGTCCACCCCCCTTCACGACATCGTGCACCCACGTCGTAAACAGGGATTCCCGCTCTTCACGTGACTCCAGTTCGCGTATACCATTTGTACTCTCTGCAATGAGAATATCGGGCGAGTACGGTGGAACTTCAGCTCCCAGAAGGTGACGGTCGGGAACACGTGAGAAGTCACCTGTATATAATAGTTTCATCCCCGCAATATCAACCATGAAAAGTGCAGCCCCAAGAACGTGACCGGCATTGAAAGGCTGGAAATGAATACCGTTCACTGTCACCTCTTCGTGGTATTCCACTGTTTCAATCTTTTCAATGGTACTTTGGAGCCACTCGTTGTTCACAATGTCCTCGGCACTTGCACCAATGCGCAGGAAATCGTTCATCACCATTTTATAGAAAGCTTTTGTTGCGCTCGTCATGAAGATGCGCCCCCTGAAGGAAGTCTGCTCGCAAAAGTACGGCAGTGCTCCACAGTGATCGAGGTGAAAGTGAGTGATGAGCACAAGGTCAATTTCGTCACAGCGGATGCTgtcaaaaaatggaagagaaTCTAATCCGCTCTTCGCCGGGTGGTTCCCGCAGTCCAGCATAACGGAGCGGCCCTTGTAGCGGACAACCACACACGAACGGCCGACTTCCCCGCCGCTGCCGATCGGTAGAATCTCCACCTCGTCTGTGGATGGCGGCGCGGCGGCCGGTTGAGGTCCCGCTGCAAGATGGCGTGGGGAGGAGCTGTCAAGCACATGTACGCCGGGTGCGCTGTACGCCGCGTGTGAAAACATGTCCGCTACCGCGTGTCTCAGAAGCTAAGCGTTACTACGTGCACTaatggaaaaacaacaatgtCAACAATGAAGTAGCGAAAGCGACGATAGTGAAGGAACTTGGGCACCCCGATGGAGAGGGTCATATTGACAaagtcatatatatatagagagagaggtAGTGGAGTAATGAAGAAGAGTTGAATGCCATGGTGCACAAGTTGAGTGTCTTTTCACGGGTTTGCACCCTAGCGCGAAGATGTATGGAATTCGCACCAATTCTGTCGCGTCAGCTTCAGCGTTTCGCCTCTACCCCGTGTCGTTCCGCTTGGTGGAAGTGTAAATGGCGCGTTGTACAGCCATTGATGCGTACGGTTTCCCCTGGAATTCCTCTAAAACACACCTCTTCAGCGACAGAAGTGCGTTAACCTTTTTCTCGATGGTGACGGTTGACGGAACCGTGCACGCACGTAAATGCAACggtgcttttgtttccatgCTAGTCACCTTCATGTAGACATCATCTGCTACAACACAACTTCGAAGCCTCCTTGCCCCATTTCTGGCCTGAGCG includes:
- a CDS encoding cleavage and polyadenylation specificity factor subunit, putative: MFSHAAYSAPGVHVLDSSSPRHLAAGPQPAAAPPSTDEVEILPIGSGGEVGRSCVVVRYKGRSVMLDCGNHPAKSGLDSLPFFDSIRCDEIDLVLITHFHLDHCGALPYFCEQTSFRGRIFMTSATKAFYKMVMNDFLRIGASAEDIVNNEWLQSTIEKIETVEYHEEVTVNGIHFQPFNAGHVLGAALFMVDIAGMKLLYTGDFSRVPDRHLLGAEVPPYSPDILIAESTNGIRELESREERESLFTTWVHDVVKGGGRCLVPVFALGRAQELLLILEEYWEAHKELQHIPIYYASSLAQRCMKLYQTFVSAMNDRVKKQHENHRNPFVFKYIQSLLDTRSFEDTGPCVVLASPGMLQSGISLELFERWCGDKRNGIIVAGYCVDGTIAKDILSKPREITKPDGKVLPLRMRTIQSVSFSAHSDGRQTRDFIQALPKTKHVILVHGNVGAMGQLKNKLQQDFADRGVQVYATKNQEAIRIPFSVQRTAKVLGTLARNPPRDGEFISGVLLMSGHHTYSVVHPTDIPHFTDLDVAQIQQAIVLPLPRYKSPHEVLEMLKRYFAQSQMFSDVTPHEQQKQEGGDTANAIGGGQEQECAGNATQITVSKDVWVDVQQSTRSQTTVTVNWTSSHHNDLLADVTCIALIKLMQQEHAASSADALPVDVCGNDRLFRLKCFHHMMSQFYPSVVTNLGTGVCTVELEDGQHATITGCIEIDLQGNTKSSYSSTEVERLKTVLKRVYLTLFPIPVDQGWCDCGMIHGAEPAPIDEGT